In Pasteurella multocida subsp. multocida OH4807, a genomic segment contains:
- the nagB gene encoding glucosamine-6-phosphate deaminase (COG0363 6-phosphogluconolactonase/Glucosamine-6-phosphate isomerase/deaminase): MRLIPLYNAEQVAKWSARYIVDRINQFQPTEDRPFVLGLPTGGTPLKTYQELIALNQAGEVSFKHVVTFNMDEYVGLPKEHPESYHAFMYRNFFDHIDIQEKNINILDGNTDDHEAECQRYEDKIKSYGKIHLFMGGVGVDGHIAFNEPASSLSSRTRIKTLTQDTLIANSRFFGNDVNNVPKYSLTIGVGTLLDAEEVMILVTGYNKALALQAAVEGSINHLWTVSALQMHRKAIIVCDEPSTQELKVKTLKYFTELEARAIDSVK, translated from the coding sequence ATGCGTTTAATCCCATTATATAATGCTGAACAAGTTGCGAAATGGTCTGCTCGCTATATCGTTGATCGAATTAATCAATTTCAGCCTACAGAAGACCGCCCATTTGTATTAGGTTTACCAACAGGTGGGACCCCATTAAAGACTTACCAAGAACTGATTGCGTTAAACCAAGCGGGTGAAGTGAGCTTTAAGCATGTAGTAACGTTTAATATGGATGAATATGTTGGGCTACCAAAAGAGCATCCAGAAAGCTATCACGCATTTATGTATAGAAATTTCTTCGATCATATTGATATTCAAGAAAAAAATATCAATATATTAGATGGGAATACTGATGACCATGAAGCAGAATGTCAGCGTTATGAAGATAAAATTAAATCTTATGGCAAGATTCATCTCTTTATGGGAGGCGTAGGTGTAGATGGGCATATTGCGTTTAATGAACCTGCTTCATCGCTTTCTTCTCGCACTCGTATAAAAACGCTTACACAAGATACTCTCATCGCAAATTCTCGCTTTTTTGGTAATGATGTAAATAATGTACCAAAATATTCTTTAACTATCGGGGTAGGTACGTTACTTGATGCTGAAGAAGTGATGATTTTAGTTACAGGCTATAATAAAGCGCTGGCTCTACAGGCAGCAGTTGAAGGAAGTATCAATCACTTATGGACAGTCAGTGCGTTACAAATGCATCGCAAAGCGATCATCGTGTGTGATGAACCTTCGACACAAGAATTAAAAGTAAAAACCTTGAAGTATTTTACAGAACTAGAAGCCCGTGCCATTGATAGTGTGAAATAA